One segment of Bradyrhizobium sp. WD16 DNA contains the following:
- a CDS encoding glutamine amidotransferase — translation MPAAALPVLIILHQECSSPGRVGNALRALGFALDIRRPRFGDALPTTLAGHSGAIIFGGPMSANDEADYIRREIDWIAVPLKEGRPFLGICLGAQMLARQLGARVAPHPEGHVEVGYYPIRPTAAGRRVVPSWPDEVYHWHGEGFDLPAGCELLAEGEAFPNQAFRTGSCFGVQFHPDVTMAMMYRWTTGGGERMAAPGARARADHFAARAVHDLAERAWFGAFLHQWFAGDCRPAPSEPVLLEAAE, via the coding sequence ATGCCGGCCGCTGCCCTACCGGTCCTCATCATTCTGCACCAGGAATGTTCGTCGCCCGGCCGGGTCGGCAACGCCTTGCGTGCCCTCGGCTTCGCCCTGGACATCCGCAGGCCGCGCTTCGGCGACGCTCTGCCGACGACGCTGGCCGGCCATTCCGGCGCGATCATCTTCGGCGGCCCGATGAGCGCCAATGACGAAGCGGACTATATCCGCCGCGAGATCGATTGGATCGCCGTCCCACTGAAGGAAGGCCGCCCCTTCCTCGGCATCTGCCTCGGCGCCCAGATGCTGGCGCGCCAACTCGGCGCGCGCGTTGCGCCACATCCCGAAGGCCACGTCGAAGTCGGCTATTACCCGATCCGGCCGACCGCCGCGGGCCGTCGCGTGGTGCCGTCGTGGCCGGATGAAGTCTATCACTGGCATGGCGAGGGCTTCGATCTGCCGGCGGGATGCGAGTTGCTGGCGGAGGGCGAGGCGTTTCCCAACCAGGCTTTCCGTACCGGCAGTTGTTTCGGCGTCCAGTTTCATCCCGATGTCACGATGGCGATGATGTACCGCTGGACGACCGGCGGTGGCGAGCGCATGGCGGCGCCGGGTGCCCGCGCGCGGGCCGACCACTTTGCCGCCCGAGCGGTGCACGACCTCGCCGAGCGCGCCTGGTTTGGCGCCTTCCTGCACCAATGGTTCGCCGGCGATTGCCGGCCGGCTCCTTCGGAGCCGGTGCTGCTTGAAGCCGCCGAATAG
- a CDS encoding YggT family protein, which translates to MRAILDIILIVLDLYVWLLIASAILSWLIAFNVVNTRNQFVSTVAEFLYRITEPVLRPIRNVLPDLGGLDISPIILILIIMLIQRVITYYVYPNVF; encoded by the coding sequence ATGCGCGCAATCCTCGATATCATCCTGATCGTTCTCGACCTCTATGTGTGGCTGCTGATCGCCTCGGCCATCCTGTCCTGGCTGATCGCCTTCAACGTTGTGAATACGCGCAACCAATTCGTCTCGACGGTCGCCGAGTTCCTGTACCGGATCACCGAACCGGTATTGCGCCCGATCCGCAATGTGCTGCCCGATCTCGGCGGGCTCGATATCTCGCCGATCATCCTCATCCTGATCATCATGCTGATCCAGCGGGTGATCACCTATTACGTCTATCCCAACGTGTTCTAA
- a CDS encoding DUF167 family protein, producing the protein MTTAWRPAADGLMVAVRVTPRGGRDAIEGVEALSDGRKVLKLRVRAAPDEGAANEAVVALLAGALKLRRADVSVKSGATARLKQIALRGDAAALAEALARLCGQDH; encoded by the coding sequence ATGACCACCGCCTGGCGTCCGGCCGCAGATGGTCTGATGGTCGCGGTGCGGGTGACGCCGCGCGGCGGTCGGGATGCCATCGAAGGCGTTGAGGCGCTCTCGGACGGCCGCAAGGTGCTCAAGCTGCGGGTCCGCGCCGCGCCCGACGAAGGTGCTGCCAACGAGGCGGTGGTCGCGTTGCTGGCCGGCGCCCTGAAGCTGCGCCGCGCCGACGTCAGCGTGAAATCCGGCGCCACCGCCCGGCTGAAGCAGATCGCGCTACGCGGCGATGCCGCGGCCCTCGCCGAGGCGCTGGCGCGGCTGTGCGGTCAAGATCACTGA
- a CDS encoding bifunctional methylenetetrahydrofolate dehydrogenase/methenyltetrahydrofolate cyclohydrolase: MTATIIDGKIIAADLRARVAAEVARVGREHDLVPGLAVVLVGNDPASEVYVGSKAKQTRAAGMVSFEHRLPADVAEVDLLALVGRLNADPSVHGILVQLPLPKGLDSQKVIAAIDPAKDVDGLNPVNAGRLASGFDALTPCTPLGCIILTKTVRSSLSGLNALIVGRSNLVGRPLVQLLLNENATVTIAHSRTVDLPGLCRQADLVYAAVGRPEMVRGDWIKPGATVIDVGINRLPTADGKTRLVGDVAYEEALKVAGAVTPVPGGVGQMTVACLLVNTLRAACAIRGLPKPAV; this comes from the coding sequence ATGACGGCAACCATCATCGACGGCAAGATCATCGCGGCTGACCTGCGCGCGCGCGTCGCCGCGGAAGTGGCGCGCGTGGGGCGCGAGCATGATCTCGTTCCCGGGCTCGCGGTGGTGCTGGTCGGCAATGATCCGGCAAGCGAGGTCTATGTCGGCAGCAAGGCCAAGCAGACCCGTGCCGCCGGCATGGTCTCATTCGAGCACAGGCTGCCGGCGGATGTCGCCGAGGTCGACCTGCTGGCGCTGGTCGGCAGGCTCAATGCCGATCCTTCGGTGCACGGCATCCTGGTGCAATTGCCCCTGCCGAAGGGGCTCGACAGCCAGAAGGTGATCGCGGCGATCGATCCCGCCAAGGATGTCGACGGCCTCAATCCGGTCAATGCCGGGCGCCTCGCCAGCGGCTTCGATGCGCTGACGCCTTGCACGCCGCTCGGCTGCATCATTCTCACCAAGACGGTGCGGTCCTCGCTCAGCGGGCTCAATGCTCTCATCGTCGGCCGCTCCAATCTCGTCGGCCGGCCGCTGGTGCAGCTCCTGCTCAACGAGAACGCCACGGTGACCATCGCCCATTCGCGCACGGTGGATTTGCCGGGGCTGTGCCGTCAGGCCGACCTTGTCTACGCGGCGGTGGGCCGGCCGGAAATGGTGCGGGGCGACTGGATCAAGCCGGGCGCCACGGTGATCGATGTCGGCATCAACCGCCTGCCGACCGCTGACGGCAAGACGCGGCTCGTCGGCGACGTCGCCTATGAGGAAGCGTTGAAAGTTGCCGGTGCGGTGACGCCGGTGCCGGGTGGGGTCGGCCAGATGACGGTCGCCTGCCTCCTCGTCAACACGTTGCGCGCCGCCTGCGCCATCCGTGGCCTGCCCAAGCCTGCGGTCTGA